One segment of Panthera leo isolate Ple1 chromosome A3, P.leo_Ple1_pat1.1, whole genome shotgun sequence DNA contains the following:
- the NOP56 gene encoding nucleolar protein 56, whose product MVLLHVLFEHAVGYALLALKEVEEISLLLPQVEECVLNLGKFHNIVRLVAFCPFASSQVALENANAVSEGVVHEDLRLLLETHLPSKKKKVLLGVGDPKIGAAIQEELGYNCQTGGVIAEILRGVRLHFHNLVKGLTDLSACKAQLGLGHSYSRAKVKFNVNRVDNMIIQSISLLDQLDKDINTFSMRVREWYGYHFPELVKIINDNATYCRLAQFIGNRRELNEDKLEKLEELTMDGAKAKAILDASRSSMGMDISAIDLINIESFSSRVVSLSEYRQSLHTYLRSKMSQVAPSLSALIGEAVGARLIAHAGSLTNLAKYPASTVQILGAEKALFRALKTRGNTPKYGLIFHSTFIGRAAAKNKGRISRYLANKCSIASRIDCFSEVPTSVFGEKLREQVEERLSFYETGEIPRKNLDVMKEAMVQAEEAAAEMARKLEKQEKKRLKKEKKRLAALALASSENSSSTLEECEEISERPKKKKKQKPQETPQENGMEDPSVSVSKPKKKKSFSKEELVSSDLEETAGSGSLPKRKKSFPKEEPVSDAEEAANRSIPKKKRKFSSKEEPLSSGPEEAVGSKSSSSKKKKKLQKFSQED is encoded by the exons ATG GTGCTGCTGCACGTGCTCTTCGAGCACGCGGTCGGCTACGCGCTGCTGGCGctgaaggaggtggaggagatcAGCCTGCTGCTGCCGCAG GTGGAAGAGTGCGTGCTCAACCTGGGCAAGTTCCACAATATCGTTCGTCTCGTGGCCTTTTGTCCCTTTGCCTCGTCCCAGGTTGCCTTGGAAAATGCCAACGCTGTGTCTGAAG GTGTTGTTCACGAGGACCTCCGCCTGCTCTTGGAGACACACCTGCCatccaaaaagaagaaagtactCTTGGGGGTTGGAGACCCCAAGATCGGTGCTGCTATACAAGAAGAGTTAGGGTACAACTGCCAGACTGGAGGCGTGATAGCTGAGATCCTGCGAG GGGTTCGTCTGCACTTCCACAACCTGGTGAAGGGTCTGACAGATCTGTCTGCTTGTAAAGCCCAGTTGGGGCTGGGACACAGCTATTCCCGTGCCAAAGTTAAGTTTAATGTGAACCGGGTAGACAATATGATTATCCAATCCATTAGTCTCCTGGACCAGCTGGATAAGGACATCAATACTTTCTCCATGCGTGTCAG GGAGTGGTACGGGTATCACTTTCCTGAGCTGGTGAAGATCATCAATGACAATGCTACATACTGCCGCCTCGCTCAGTTCATTGGAAACCGAAGGGAGCTGAATGAAGACAAGCTGGAGAAGCTGGAAGAGCTGACAATGGATGGAGCCAAGGCTAAGGCTATTCTGGATGCCTCGCGGTCCTCCATGG GCATGGACATATCAGCCATCGACTTGATAAACATCGAGAGCTTCTCCAGTCGTGTGGTGTCTTTGTCAGAGTACCGCCAGAGCCTACATACTTACCTGCGATCCAAGATGAGCCAAGTAGCCCCCAGCCTATCAGCGCTAATTGGGGAAGCG GTAGGTGCACGTCTCATTGCTCATGCTGGCAGCCTCACCAACCTGGCCAAGTATCCAGCGTCCACAGTGCAGATCCTTGGGGCTGAAAAGGCCCTGTTCAG AGCCCTGAAGACAAGGGGTAACACCCCAAAATATGGACTCATTTTCCACTCCACCTTCATTGGCCGAGCAGCTGCCAAGAACAAAGGCCGCATCTCCCGATACCTGGCAAACAAATGCAGTATTGCCTCACGAATTGATTGCTTCTCTG aggTGCCCACAAGTGTATTTGGGGAGAAGCTTCGAGAGCAAGTTGAGGAGCGGCTGTCCTTCTATGAGACAGGAGAGATTCCACGAAAGAATCTGGATGTCATGAAGGAGGCGATGGTTCAG GCAGAGGAAGCGGCTGCTGAGATGGCCAGGAAGCTGGAGAAGCAGGAGAAGAAACGcttgaagaaggagaagaaacggCTGGCCGCCCTTGCCCTCGCGTCTTCGGAAAACAGCAGTAGTACCCTGGAGGAGTGTGAG GAGATAAGTGAGAGacccaagaagaagaaaaagcaaaagcccCAGGAGACTCCTCAGGAGAACGGAATGGAAGACCCATCGGTTTCTGTCTCCAaacccaagaaaaagaaatctttttccaAGGAGGAGCTGGTTAGTAGTGATCTTGAAGAGACCGCTGGCAGCGGAAGTCTTCCTAAGAGGAAGAAATCTTTCCCCAAAGAGGAACCAGTTAGTGATGCCGAAGAGGCAGCAAACAGGAGCATCcctaagaaaaagaggaaattctcTTCCAAGGAGGAGCCACTCAGCAGTGGACCAGAAGAGGCTGTTGGCAGCAAGAGCAGCagctccaagaaaaagaaaaagctccaGAAGTTCTCCCAGGAAGATTAG
- the IDH3B gene encoding isocitrate dehydrogenase [NAD] subunit beta, mitochondrial isoform X2: MAALSGVRWLTRALVAAPNSGTWRNLCTSAVAHAASRSQAEDMRVEGAFPVTMLPGDGVGPELMHAVKEVFKAASVPVEFQEHHLSEVQNMASEEKLEQVLSSMKENKVAIIGKIHTPMEYKGELASYDMRLRRKLDLFANVVHVKSLPGYKTRHNNLDLVIIREQTEGEYSSLEHESARGVIECLKIVTRTKSQRIAKFAFDYATKKGRGKVTAVHKANIMKLGDGLFLQCCEEVAELYPKIKFETMIIDNCCMQLVQNPYQFDVLVMPNLYGNIIDNLAAGLVGGAGVVPGESYSAEYAVFETGARHPFAQAVGRNIANPTAMLLSASNMLRHLNLEYHSNMIADAVKKVIKVGKVRTSDMGGYATCQDFTEAVIGALPHQ, encoded by the exons ATGGCGGCTCTCAGCGGTGTCCGCTGGCTGACCCGG GCGCTGGTCGCCGCCCCGAATTCCGGGACATGGAGGAACCTGTGTACCTCTGCCGTGGCGCACGCCGCCTCTCGAAGCCAG GCTGAGGACATGAGGGTGGAGGGCGCCTTTCCCGTGACCATGCTGCCAGGCGACGGCGTGGGGCCTGAACTGATGCACGCTGTCAAGGAGGTGTTCAAG GCTGCCTCTGTCCCAGTGGAGTTCCAGGAGCATCACCTGAGCGAGGTGCAGAATATGGCATCTGAGGAGAAGCTGGAGCAGGTGTTGAGTTCCATGAAGGAGAACAAGGTGGCCATCATTG GAAAGATCCATACCCCGATGGAGTATAAGGGAGAACTGGCCTCCTACGATATGCGACTGAG GCGTAAGTTGGACTTGTTTGCCAACGTAGTCCACGTGAAATCGCTTCCTGGGTACAAGACTCGACACAACAATCTAGATCTCGTGATCATTCGAGAGCAGACAGAAGGGGAATACAGCTCACTGGAACACGAG AGTGCAAGGGGTGTGATTGAGTGCTTGAAGATCGTCACCCGAACCAAATCTCAGCGGATTGCAAAGTTTGCCTTTGACTATGCCACCAAGAAGGGGCGGGGCAAGGTCACGGCTGTTCACAAGGCCAACATCAT GAAACTTGGGGATGGGTTGTTCCTGCAGTGCTGTGAGGAAGTTGCTGAACTGTACCCCAAAATCAAGTTTGAGACAATGATCATAGACAACTGCTGCATGCAG CTGGTGCAGAATCCTTACCAGTTTGATGTGCTGGTGATGCCCAATCTCTACGGGAACATTATTGACAATCTGGCTGCTGGCTTGGTTGGGGGAGCTGGTGTGGTCCCTGGTGAGAGCTATAGCGCAGAGTATGCGGTCTTTGAGACG GGCGCCCGGCACCCATTTGCCCAGGCAGTGGGCAGGAACATAGCCAACCCCACAGCCATGCTGCTGTCAGCTTCCAACATGTTGCGGCATCTCAA TCTTGAGTATCACTCCAACATGATTGCAGATGCCGTGAAGAAGGTGATCAAAGTTGGCAAG GTTCGAACTTCTGACATGGGTGGCTATGCCACCTGCCAAGACTTCACTGAGGCGGTCATTGGTGCTCTGCCTCACCAGTAG
- the IDH3B gene encoding isocitrate dehydrogenase [NAD] subunit beta, mitochondrial isoform X1: MAALSGVRWLTRALVAAPNSGTWRNLCTSAVAHAASRSQAEDMRVEGAFPVTMLPGDGVGPELMHAVKEVFKAASVPVEFQEHHLSEVQNMASEEKLEQVLSSMKENKVAIIGKIHTPMEYKGELASYDMRLRRKLDLFANVVHVKSLPGYKTRHNNLDLVIIREQTEGEYSSLEHESARGVIECLKIVTRTKSQRIAKFAFDYATKKGRGKVTAVHKANIMKLGDGLFLQCCEEVAELYPKIKFETMIIDNCCMQLVQNPYQFDVLVMPNLYGNIIDNLAAGLVGGAGVVPGESYSAEYAVFETGARHPFAQAVGRNIANPTAMLLSASNMLRHLNLEYHSNMIADAVKKVIKVGKVRTRDMGGYSTTTDFIKSVIGHLHPHGG; this comes from the exons ATGGCGGCTCTCAGCGGTGTCCGCTGGCTGACCCGG GCGCTGGTCGCCGCCCCGAATTCCGGGACATGGAGGAACCTGTGTACCTCTGCCGTGGCGCACGCCGCCTCTCGAAGCCAG GCTGAGGACATGAGGGTGGAGGGCGCCTTTCCCGTGACCATGCTGCCAGGCGACGGCGTGGGGCCTGAACTGATGCACGCTGTCAAGGAGGTGTTCAAG GCTGCCTCTGTCCCAGTGGAGTTCCAGGAGCATCACCTGAGCGAGGTGCAGAATATGGCATCTGAGGAGAAGCTGGAGCAGGTGTTGAGTTCCATGAAGGAGAACAAGGTGGCCATCATTG GAAAGATCCATACCCCGATGGAGTATAAGGGAGAACTGGCCTCCTACGATATGCGACTGAG GCGTAAGTTGGACTTGTTTGCCAACGTAGTCCACGTGAAATCGCTTCCTGGGTACAAGACTCGACACAACAATCTAGATCTCGTGATCATTCGAGAGCAGACAGAAGGGGAATACAGCTCACTGGAACACGAG AGTGCAAGGGGTGTGATTGAGTGCTTGAAGATCGTCACCCGAACCAAATCTCAGCGGATTGCAAAGTTTGCCTTTGACTATGCCACCAAGAAGGGGCGGGGCAAGGTCACGGCTGTTCACAAGGCCAACATCAT GAAACTTGGGGATGGGTTGTTCCTGCAGTGCTGTGAGGAAGTTGCTGAACTGTACCCCAAAATCAAGTTTGAGACAATGATCATAGACAACTGCTGCATGCAG CTGGTGCAGAATCCTTACCAGTTTGATGTGCTGGTGATGCCCAATCTCTACGGGAACATTATTGACAATCTGGCTGCTGGCTTGGTTGGGGGAGCTGGTGTGGTCCCTGGTGAGAGCTATAGCGCAGAGTATGCGGTCTTTGAGACG GGCGCCCGGCACCCATTTGCCCAGGCAGTGGGCAGGAACATAGCCAACCCCACAGCCATGCTGCTGTCAGCTTCCAACATGTTGCGGCATCTCAA TCTTGAGTATCACTCCAACATGATTGCAGATGCCGTGAAGAAGGTGATCAAAGTTGGCAAG GTGCGGACTCGAGACATGGGCGGCTACAGTACCACAACCGACTTCATCAAGTCTGTCATCGGCCACCTGCACCCCCACGGGGGCTAA